From a region of the Hymenobacter jejuensis genome:
- a CDS encoding ribonucleoside-diphosphate reductase small subunit, whose translation MEPLLVENPNRFVLFPIQNNDVWQMYKKAEASFWTAEEIDLSQDQKDWENLNDNEKHFISHVLAFFAASDGIVNENLAVNFMQEVQMPEARCFYGFQIMMENIHSETYSLLIDTYIKNPQEKDRLFNALETVPCVKKKGEWALKWINSEDFAERIIAFAAVEGIFFSGSFCSIFWLKKRGLMPGLTFSNELISRDEGLHCDFACLLYSYLQNKLTEERVHSIIRDAVTIEQEFVTDALPVNLIGMNAKSMSEYIEFVADRLLVSLGYNKIYNASNPFDFMEMISLQGKTNFFEKRVAEYQKAGVMSERTENAFSLDEDF comes from the coding sequence ATGGAACCTCTGCTTGTCGAGAACCCCAATCGCTTTGTCCTTTTCCCCATCCAGAACAACGATGTCTGGCAGATGTACAAGAAGGCGGAAGCTTCCTTCTGGACTGCCGAGGAAATCGACCTGTCGCAAGACCAGAAAGACTGGGAAAACCTCAACGACAACGAGAAGCACTTCATTTCGCACGTGCTGGCCTTCTTCGCGGCCTCCGATGGCATCGTGAACGAAAACCTGGCCGTCAACTTTATGCAGGAAGTGCAGATGCCCGAGGCTCGGTGCTTCTATGGTTTCCAGATCATGATGGAGAACATCCACTCGGAAACGTACTCCCTGCTGATCGACACCTACATCAAAAACCCGCAGGAAAAAGATCGGCTCTTCAACGCCCTGGAAACGGTACCGTGCGTGAAGAAGAAAGGTGAGTGGGCTTTGAAGTGGATTAACTCCGAAGACTTCGCCGAGCGCATTATTGCTTTTGCGGCTGTGGAAGGCATCTTCTTCTCGGGTTCGTTCTGCTCGATCTTCTGGCTGAAGAAGCGCGGCTTGATGCCCGGCCTGACTTTCTCTAATGAGCTGATCTCTAGAGATGAAGGCTTGCATTGCGACTTCGCTTGCCTGCTCTACAGCTACCTCCAAAATAAGCTCACCGAGGAGCGCGTGCACAGCATCATCCGCGACGCGGTGACCATCGAACAGGAATTTGTGACCGACGCCTTGCCCGTAAATCTGATCGGGATGAACGCCAAGTCGATGTCGGAGTACATCGAGTTTGTGGCCGACCGCTTGCTGGTGTCGCTGGGCTACAACAAGATCTACAACGCCTCCAACCCTTTCGACTTCATGGAGATGATCTCGCTGCAAGGCAAAACCAACTTCTTCGAGAAGCGCGTGGCTGAGTACCAGAAAGCAGGCGTCATGAGTGAGCGCACCGAAAATGCATTCTCACTCGACGAGGATTTTTAA